A genomic window from Xenorhabdus cabanillasii includes:
- a CDS encoding glycosyltransferase family 2 protein has product MSLNVNTIKPCVVIPCYNHGATMSAVLERLSSCQLHCFIVDDGSEITTQRCLEKLAAAIPNVTLIRLGQNQGKGGAVIAGMRAAANAGYSHALQVDADGQHCLEDIPRFLSKAQQYPDRLISGCPMYDASVPKSRLYGRYMTHFWVWVETLSLSIKDSMCGFRVYPLSPTLQLLAKREIGRRMDFDIEIMVRLYWQGTESEFVPTKVTYPANGLSHFHAFRDNLSISWMHTRLFFGMLPRIPALLLRNRWWRKRPHWSDIKERNGLYGMKFMLAVYRWLGRKPFEWLLYPVVGYFWITGGAQRQASQQYLARLKQTMQCKNMTIPHGLNSYCHYLRFGGAMLDKIASWRGDLKLGKDVEFAEGAEETLLGGESSGKLLLVSHLGDIEVCRALAQHAGQQTINALVFTEHAQRFKQIIEEVSPQAGINLLPVTDVGADTAILLKEKIDAGEWVAIVGDRIAVNSSRSNASRHTNTSRIVWSQFLGDLAPFPQGPFILASVLRCPVLLMFALRQNNQFRIYCEPFANPLELPRKQRDQALQQAVDHYASRLEHYALLSPLDWFNFFDFWQLPTNKTAKE; this is encoded by the coding sequence ATGTCACTGAATGTGAATACGATTAAACCGTGCGTGGTTATTCCCTGTTATAACCACGGAGCAACAATGTCTGCGGTACTGGAGCGATTATCTTCCTGCCAACTTCACTGTTTTATCGTAGACGATGGCAGTGAGATCACGACTCAACGTTGTCTTGAAAAGCTGGCGGCAGCGATACCCAATGTCACCCTGATCCGCCTTGGACAAAATCAGGGCAAAGGGGGTGCCGTGATAGCAGGAATGCGGGCTGCCGCAAACGCTGGCTATAGTCACGCTTTGCAAGTTGATGCCGATGGTCAACACTGTCTTGAAGATATCCCCCGGTTTTTATCCAAAGCTCAACAGTACCCGGATCGTCTGATTTCCGGCTGCCCGATGTATGACGCTTCTGTACCTAAGTCCCGGCTTTATGGACGTTATATGACTCATTTTTGGGTTTGGGTAGAAACGCTTTCTCTTTCCATTAAAGACAGTATGTGTGGCTTTCGTGTCTATCCACTGTCGCCCACTCTGCAATTACTGGCAAAGAGAGAGATTGGCCGCAGAATGGACTTTGACATTGAAATAATGGTTCGGCTGTACTGGCAAGGTACGGAAAGCGAATTTGTCCCCACAAAGGTCACTTATCCCGCAAATGGCTTGTCTCACTTTCATGCGTTCCGGGATAATCTCAGCATTTCATGGATGCATACCCGCTTATTTTTTGGCATGTTGCCGCGTATTCCTGCTTTACTGTTACGTAACCGATGGTGGCGCAAACGACCTCACTGGTCGGATATTAAAGAGCGTAATGGTTTGTATGGCATGAAGTTTATGCTGGCAGTTTACCGCTGGCTCGGACGCAAGCCGTTTGAATGGCTGCTTTACCCCGTCGTGGGTTATTTCTGGATAACCGGCGGTGCGCAACGTCAAGCATCACAACAATATCTTGCCCGTCTGAAACAAACGATGCAGTGCAAAAATATGACTATCCCACATGGGCTAAACAGTTATTGCCACTATTTGCGTTTTGGCGGTGCGATGCTGGACAAAATTGCCAGCTGGCGTGGTGATCTGAAATTGGGCAAAGATGTTGAATTCGCTGAAGGTGCAGAAGAGACGCTTTTGGGCGGGGAATCGAGCGGGAAACTCCTGCTGGTTTCTCATCTGGGTGATATTGAAGTCTGCCGGGCACTGGCTCAGCATGCCGGTCAACAGACGATTAATGCCTTAGTGTTCACTGAACATGCCCAACGTTTTAAACAAATTATTGAAGAAGTATCACCACAAGCAGGCATTAATCTATTACCTGTTACCGATGTCGGTGCAGACACAGCCATTCTGCTGAAAGAAAAAATCGATGCGGGAGAATGGGTAGCAATCGTCGGAGATCGTATCGCCGTCAACTCATCCCGTAGCAATGCCAGCCGACATACCAATACAAGCCGAATAGTATGGAGCCAATTTCTTGGCGATTTGGCACCGTTCCCACAAGGGCCATTTATTCTTGCATCCGTATTACGCTGTCCGGTATTACTGATGTTTGCTCTACGGCAAAATAATCAGTTCAGAATTTATTGTGAGCCTTTTGCCAATCCACTGGAACTTCCCCGCAAACAAAGAGATCAGGCACTACAGCAGGCGGTCGATCACTACGCTTCCCGTCTGGAACATTATGCGCTGTTATCTCCGCTTGATTGGTTTAACTTTTTCGATTTTTGGCAACTCCCCACAAATAAAACAGCCAAGGAGTAA
- a CDS encoding LolA family protein, producing MKRWWWMILLLAVNGSAHAVTLEELQQRFAKQSVVRAEFTQERQIQGMAQPLYSRGEMLVAQHRGLWWHQQKPFPLTLVLDDSRMVQAIAGQTPQVITADSNPQMFQFNHLMRALFQADRAVLEENFTTGFKDLGQEKWQLALTPKTSPLDKLFTVITLNGQANLDSILLIDKQGDRTELFFTKHRLTPEMLSNEEEQHFKF from the coding sequence ATGAAAAGATGGTGGTGGATGATACTGCTTCTGGCGGTTAATGGCTCAGCACACGCGGTTACGCTTGAAGAGTTACAGCAACGTTTCGCAAAACAATCGGTAGTGCGGGCAGAATTTACTCAAGAGCGCCAAATTCAGGGTATGGCCCAACCCCTGTATTCCCGTGGTGAAATGCTGGTTGCACAACACAGAGGGCTTTGGTGGCATCAGCAAAAACCTTTTCCCCTCACATTGGTACTGGATGACAGCCGCATGGTTCAGGCCATTGCGGGGCAAACGCCTCAAGTCATTACTGCTGATTCCAATCCTCAGATGTTTCAATTCAATCATCTGATGCGGGCACTGTTCCAGGCGGATCGTGCGGTATTGGAGGAAAATTTTACAACCGGGTTCAAAGATCTGGGGCAGGAAAAATGGCAGTTGGCACTCACGCCGAAAACGTCTCCGTTGGATAAGCTATTCACGGTTATTACCTTAAATGGTCAGGCTAACCTTGATTCTATCCTGTTGATAGATAAACAGGGCGATCGCACTGAACTCTTTTTTACCAAACACCGATTAACACCAGAGATGCTGAGTAATGAAGAAGAGCAACACTTCAAATTTTAA
- a CDS encoding DUF3261 domain-containing protein: MMRLFILSLVCLLTACTNLPKHGTPNAWLKPGVRISLPEPGIMPAINEQQLLTATVNGKQQSLIVLLNANEHQLSLAGLSSLGIRLFRLNYDKDGIHAEQSLVLPEIPPASQVLADIMLSYWPVAAWIPRLPEGWTLQDTNKIRQLHDNQGKLVTEIHYDIQNGKRRPVHVQQFIFGYDIAIQHLEE; this comes from the coding sequence ATGATGCGGTTATTCATTCTATCACTGGTATGTCTGCTGACAGCTTGTACCAACCTTCCCAAACATGGTACTCCCAACGCATGGCTTAAACCGGGAGTGCGCATCTCACTGCCTGAACCGGGCATAATGCCCGCCATCAATGAACAACAATTATTAACGGCAACCGTGAATGGCAAACAGCAATCACTGATTGTCCTGCTTAATGCCAATGAACATCAGTTATCATTGGCCGGCCTGTCGTCACTGGGTATCCGTCTGTTCAGGTTAAACTATGATAAAGATGGCATTCATGCCGAACAATCCCTTGTATTGCCGGAAATTCCACCAGCCAGTCAAGTCTTGGCAGATATCATGCTCAGTTATTGGCCGGTTGCCGCATGGATCCCGCGTTTACCCGAAGGATGGACGCTACAGGACACCAATAAAATCAGGCAGTTGCATGATAATCAAGGAAAATTAGTTACAGAAATCCATTATGACATCCAAAATGGCAAACGGCGTCCGGTACACGTTCAGCAATTTATTTTTGGTTATGACATCGCTATTCAGCATTTAGAAGAGTAA
- a CDS encoding MMPL family transporter: MKKSNTSNFNPRLLAIFWLLICSILVVSLVTLLPQSRLSTSILALLPAQSAGDMPPELKDEFMQRLDRQLVWMVSSGTKENIAPAQYWLEQLGKTPFLTQVKGPMTAAQQQAWGAFYYQHRNAMLDPATRDRLKSEGTQQANWILSQVYSAFSGVSGQELSNDPLMLVRGSQLALQQTSSQLRLQNGWLVAKDNAGREWYLLHAELNGSSFDMQQGHQAVTELNRLEQSLKARFPDTEVMSRGTLFYSDYASQQAKHDISTLGSATILGVLLLIYGVFRSLKPLLLCVLSVSIGALAGTVVTLGIFGELHFMTLVMSISIIGISADYAIYYLTERMVHGQEVTAWQSMRKVLTALLMALATTVIAYLILMFAPFPGLRQLAVFAAAGLMASCLTVICWYPILAKNLPVRPIPAMVMLMRWLALWRRNRVFYPGLPVALAVFALLGISRLEINDDIAQLQVLPQHIHQQEKRIAELTGQRSDQKWFVVYGDSAEQTLQRLEAFIPKLDAEKQQGMIISYQQLPLSSLAQQHKDLELLKAAVPNIITRLTEAGLPVKQPDLRPMTVTPNNWLNSVVSEGWRLMWITLPNGQSGVLLPVTGVKDSVLMRQLAEKQAGISWVDRKLAFDEMFQFYRTILGWLLAGSVVLIAVSYIIRLGLRRGTISILPSLLSLGCALAVLGFSGYSLNLFSILALVLVLGIGINYTLFFSNPRGTPLTSLLAITVAMCTSLLTLGMLVFSSTQAISSFGIVLCSGIFTAFLLSPLAMPERPKRNKKA; the protein is encoded by the coding sequence ATGAAGAAGAGCAACACTTCAAATTTTAATCCGCGTCTGCTGGCAATATTTTGGTTGTTGATATGCAGTATCCTTGTGGTTTCACTGGTCACTTTGTTACCACAATCGCGCTTATCTACCAGTATACTGGCGCTCTTACCTGCACAAAGTGCCGGAGATATGCCACCGGAGTTAAAAGATGAGTTTATGCAGCGCCTTGATCGTCAATTAGTATGGATGGTCAGTTCCGGCACAAAAGAAAACATCGCACCAGCCCAATATTGGCTGGAACAACTAGGAAAAACGCCATTCCTGACTCAGGTTAAAGGGCCGATGACAGCAGCACAACAGCAAGCATGGGGAGCTTTTTACTACCAGCACCGTAACGCCATGCTCGATCCTGCAACCCGTGACAGGCTGAAATCAGAAGGTACTCAACAGGCAAACTGGATCCTGTCTCAAGTCTATTCAGCTTTTTCAGGCGTCAGTGGGCAAGAACTCAGTAACGATCCACTCATGCTGGTCAGAGGATCACAACTGGCTCTTCAACAAACATCCAGTCAGTTACGGTTACAAAACGGCTGGTTGGTCGCTAAGGATAATGCTGGAAGAGAGTGGTATTTGCTTCATGCTGAACTCAACGGTTCTTCATTCGATATGCAGCAGGGACATCAGGCAGTCACCGAGCTGAACAGGCTGGAACAATCGTTGAAAGCCCGCTTTCCCGATACCGAAGTCATGTCACGGGGAACACTGTTTTACAGCGATTACGCCAGCCAGCAGGCCAAACATGATATTTCAACACTGGGCAGTGCAACAATACTGGGGGTCCTGCTACTGATCTATGGTGTGTTCCGCTCCCTGAAACCCTTATTGCTGTGCGTTCTCTCCGTTAGTATAGGTGCGCTGGCCGGAACGGTTGTAACACTGGGTATATTTGGCGAACTTCACTTTATGACACTGGTTATGAGCATCAGTATCATCGGCATCTCTGCTGACTATGCCATTTATTACCTGACCGAACGTATGGTGCACGGGCAGGAAGTCACAGCGTGGCAAAGTATGCGCAAGGTATTGACTGCGTTGCTGATGGCGCTGGCAACAACTGTCATTGCTTATCTCATCCTGATGTTTGCTCCCTTCCCCGGCTTACGTCAGTTAGCTGTATTTGCGGCTGCGGGTTTGATGGCTTCTTGCCTGACCGTAATCTGTTGGTATCCCATACTGGCTAAAAATCTGCCGGTTCGCCCAATCCCGGCGATGGTCATGTTAATGCGCTGGCTGGCATTATGGCGACGCAACCGCGTATTTTATCCTGGGCTACCTGTTGCTCTGGCGGTTTTTGCCTTATTGGGTATTTCACGCTTAGAGATCAATGATGACATCGCCCAATTACAGGTATTGCCTCAGCATATTCATCAGCAAGAAAAACGTATTGCCGAACTGACCGGTCAAAGAAGTGATCAAAAATGGTTCGTTGTTTATGGCGATAGTGCAGAGCAAACATTACAGCGTCTGGAAGCATTTATTCCCAAACTGGATGCAGAAAAACAGCAAGGCATGATCATAAGCTATCAACAACTGCCGCTATCTTCCCTTGCACAGCAACATAAAGACCTGGAACTGCTTAAAGCAGCTGTGCCGAATATCATCACGCGTCTGACAGAAGCCGGCTTACCGGTTAAACAACCCGATCTCCGTCCCATGACTGTCACACCCAATAACTGGCTCAACAGCGTTGTCAGTGAGGGATGGCGTTTGATGTGGATCACTTTGCCAAACGGTCAGAGCGGTGTCTTGTTACCAGTAACGGGGGTAAAAGACAGTGTGCTTATGCGCCAGTTAGCGGAGAAACAAGCAGGTATCAGCTGGGTAGACCGCAAACTGGCATTTGATGAAATGTTTCAATTTTATCGCACCATACTTGGCTGGCTGCTGGCTGGTTCAGTTGTATTAATCGCGGTAAGTTATATCATTCGACTCGGCTTGCGCCGTGGCACAATCAGTATATTGCCGTCACTGCTATCCCTCGGATGTGCACTGGCTGTTCTTGGCTTCAGTGGCTATAGCCTTAATCTTTTCTCAATATTAGCATTGGTGCTGGTACTGGGGATTGGTATCAACTATACCCTGTTTTTCAGCAACCCTCGCGGTACACCACTCACTTCACTACTGGCGATCACAGTCGCGATGTGCACTTCGCTGCTTACTCTGGGTATGCTGGTATTCAGTAGCACTCAGGCAATCAGTAGTTTTGGCATTGTCTTATGCAGTGGAATTTTCACCGCATTTCTGCTCTCGCCACTGGCAATGCCCGAACGTCCCAAAAGGAACAAAAAAGCATGA
- a CDS encoding 3-ketoacyl-ACP reductase FabG2, producing MMRSVLVTGASKGIGRAIACQLAADGFTAVVHYHRDTKGAEATLEQIQSSGGNGRILSFDISDRNTCRTILEKDIEMHSAYYGIVCNAGIAKDGAFPALDGSEWDSVIHTNLDGFYNVIHPCIMPMIGLRQGGRIITLSSVSGLMGNRGQVNYSAAKAGIIGATKALAIELAKRKITVNCIAPGLIDTDMVQIEEPVLKEAMHMIPMKRMGQANEVAGLASYLMSDIAGYVTRQVISINGGML from the coding sequence ATAATGCGTTCAGTTTTAGTGACCGGTGCCAGTAAAGGGATCGGCAGGGCAATCGCCTGCCAATTGGCAGCAGACGGGTTCACCGCCGTTGTGCATTATCACCGTGATACTAAAGGTGCAGAAGCAACACTTGAGCAGATCCAATCCAGCGGAGGTAATGGGCGGATACTGAGTTTTGATATCTCAGATCGCAACACCTGCCGCACAATTTTGGAAAAAGACATCGAAATGCACAGTGCTTACTACGGCATTGTCTGTAATGCCGGCATTGCTAAAGATGGGGCGTTTCCGGCACTGGACGGAAGTGAGTGGGATAGTGTCATTCACACCAATCTGGATGGTTTTTACAATGTTATCCATCCCTGCATCATGCCAATGATTGGCCTGCGTCAGGGCGGTCGCATCATCACACTGTCATCGGTTTCCGGTTTGATGGGCAACCGCGGGCAAGTCAACTACAGTGCTGCCAAAGCGGGGATTATCGGAGCAACAAAAGCGCTCGCAATCGAACTGGCAAAACGAAAAATCACCGTGAATTGCATCGCGCCGGGGCTGATTGATACAGATATGGTTCAAATTGAAGAGCCTGTTTTAAAAGAAGCTATGCACATGATCCCTATGAAACGTATGGGACAAGCAAATGAAGTTGCCGGTCTTGCCAGCTATTTGATGTCTGACATTGCTGGTTATGTAACCCGTCAGGTGATCTCAATCAACGGAGGAATGCTATGA
- a CDS encoding hotdog family protein yields MSGYLPVDNYIPHEAPMVLLEKVINVSSESVHCQVTVDEQGVLSSFLNEENHLPNWFAIEMMAQTIGVWSGWHRKERQEEDTSLGMLLGGRAVRCQVPVFTHGSVLDIRMNLLLQDEKFGSFEGEISCNGAVLVTGRLNTYQPEKEEIKQLFKRDGAV; encoded by the coding sequence ATGTCTGGCTATTTACCTGTTGATAACTACATCCCCCATGAAGCGCCAATGGTGTTACTGGAAAAGGTTATCAATGTTTCCAGCGAAAGTGTCCATTGTCAGGTGACAGTTGATGAGCAAGGTGTACTGTCATCTTTCCTCAATGAAGAAAATCATCTGCCAAACTGGTTTGCTATTGAAATGATGGCACAAACTATCGGCGTTTGGTCTGGCTGGCATCGCAAAGAACGACAAGAAGAAGACACGTCTTTGGGCATGTTATTGGGCGGCAGAGCCGTACGTTGCCAAGTGCCGGTCTTCACACATGGCAGTGTCTTAGATATTCGAATGAATCTGTTACTACAAGATGAAAAATTCGGCAGTTTTGAAGGTGAAATTAGCTGTAACGGTGCTGTACTGGTAACAGGACGTCTGAACACCTATCAACCAGAAAAAGAAGAGATTAAACAATTATTTAAACGGGATGGAGCAGTATAA
- a CDS encoding hydroxymyristoyl-ACP dehydratase, with product MNPIEIHLEQPAPNEAIIRLYLDPDLSWFRGHFPVQPLLPGVAQIDWVMHYAQTLLAPGWAFSSIEMVKFQFPLQPEDNLLLKLQWEEKKHLLTFQYDVETPNGGEYKTASQGKIKLCH from the coding sequence ATGAACCCCATTGAAATCCATCTTGAGCAACCTGCTCCAAACGAGGCCATTATACGCCTGTATTTAGATCCTGACCTTAGCTGGTTTCGTGGACATTTCCCCGTCCAGCCTCTTTTGCCCGGCGTAGCCCAGATCGATTGGGTAATGCATTATGCTCAGACTTTGCTGGCACCGGGCTGGGCCTTTTCTTCTATTGAAATGGTGAAGTTCCAATTTCCTCTACAACCGGAAGATAATTTACTGTTAAAACTCCAATGGGAAGAAAAAAAGCATCTCCTGACTTTCCAATATGATGTGGAAACACCAAACGGCGGAGAATACAAAACGGCCAGCCAGGGGAAAATTAAGTTATGTCACTGA
- a CDS encoding beta-ketoacyl-ACP synthase translates to MTRRVVITGMGGITALGHDWQSVSSGLKTGTNAVQQMPEWAEYDGLNTHLGAPVTDFTLPEHYTRKRIRSMGRVSLMSTRATELALEMAGLLGDPVLTNGETGIAYGSSTGSTKPVSEFATMLTEKHTNNITGTTYVQMMPHTTAVNTGLFFGLRGRVIPTSSACTSGSQAIGYGWEAIRNGYQTVMVAGGAEELCPSEAAVFDTLFATSQKNSIPKTTPSPFDTNRDGLVIGEGAGTLILEELEHAKARGAKIYGEIIGFATNCDASHITQPKSETMQICMEMALKSAGLQPADIGYISAHGTATDRGDIAESQATANIFGNKTPISSLKSYFGHTLGACGALEAWLSIEMMNEGWFAPTINLHEIDPACGELDYIMHQPREIQTEFIQSNNFAFGGINTSLVIQRWA, encoded by the coding sequence ATGACTCGCAGGGTAGTCATCACAGGAATGGGCGGCATTACCGCTTTAGGCCACGACTGGCAATCCGTTTCTTCCGGCTTAAAAACCGGTACGAATGCGGTGCAGCAAATGCCTGAGTGGGCAGAATATGACGGGCTTAATACTCATCTTGGTGCACCAGTGACAGATTTCACTTTGCCTGAGCACTATACCCGCAAACGCATTCGCTCTATGGGGCGTGTTTCACTTATGTCAACACGTGCAACTGAACTGGCTCTTGAAATGGCAGGTCTACTTGGTGATCCAGTACTCACTAATGGTGAAACAGGTATTGCCTATGGTTCTTCAACAGGCAGCACTAAACCGGTTAGTGAATTTGCCACTATGCTGACTGAAAAACACACCAACAATATTACCGGTACAACTTATGTACAGATGATGCCCCATACCACAGCGGTTAACACGGGTTTATTCTTTGGGCTGCGTGGCAGAGTCATCCCGACCTCAAGCGCCTGTACCTCTGGCAGCCAAGCCATTGGTTATGGCTGGGAAGCCATTCGTAATGGCTATCAGACTGTGATGGTCGCTGGTGGTGCAGAAGAGTTATGCCCATCAGAAGCGGCAGTCTTTGATACGCTGTTCGCCACCAGCCAAAAAAACAGCATACCCAAAACAACTCCTTCCCCATTTGATACGAACCGCGATGGTTTGGTGATCGGTGAAGGTGCCGGAACGCTTATTCTTGAAGAGCTGGAACATGCCAAAGCTCGTGGAGCAAAAATTTATGGCGAAATCATCGGATTTGCCACTAACTGTGACGCCTCCCATATCACTCAGCCAAAATCAGAAACGATGCAAATCTGTATGGAAATGGCACTGAAATCAGCAGGGCTTCAGCCAGCAGATATCGGTTATATCAGCGCTCACGGCACAGCAACAGATCGGGGAGATATTGCAGAGAGTCAGGCGACTGCCAATATTTTCGGCAACAAAACTCCTATCTCGTCACTGAAAAGCTATTTCGGCCATACGCTCGGCGCCTGCGGTGCTCTGGAAGCCTGGTTGAGCATTGAAATGATGAATGAGGGTTGGTTCGCGCCTACCATCAATCTGCATGAAATTGACCCGGCCTGTGGTGAGTTAGATTACATTATGCACCAGCCACGTGAAATCCAGACTGAATTTATCCAGAGCAATAACTTTGCTTTTGGTGGGATTAATACTTCACTGGTGATCCAGCGTTGGGCTTGA
- a CDS encoding acyl-CoA thioesterase — protein MLTDPRFTSEVELTIPFHDTDPMGVVWHGNYFRYFEIAREALMNQFNYGYREMIKSGYVWPVVDARIKYRKPLQFGQQIRVRATIEEFENRLKVAYQVFDAASGRKTTTGYTIQVAVEEKTQEMSFVSPDILFERMGVKP, from the coding sequence ATGTTGACGGATCCCCGTTTTACCAGCGAAGTTGAATTAACTATCCCCTTCCATGACACCGACCCAATGGGCGTTGTCTGGCACGGTAATTATTTCCGTTATTTTGAAATTGCCCGCGAAGCCTTGATGAACCAATTCAATTATGGCTACCGTGAAATGATTAAATCAGGCTATGTCTGGCCGGTTGTTGATGCACGGATTAAGTATCGCAAGCCACTGCAATTTGGGCAGCAAATACGTGTAAGAGCAACCATAGAAGAGTTTGAGAACCGGCTGAAAGTGGCTTATCAGGTTTTTGATGCTGCAAGCGGTAGAAAAACCACTACAGGCTACACCATTCAAGTGGCAGTTGAAGAGAAAACACAGGAAATGAGTTTTGTCAGCCCGGATATTTTGTTTGAACGCATGGGAGTCAAACCATGA
- a CDS encoding beta-ketoacyl-[acyl-carrier-protein] synthase family protein yields the protein MIYISAMGMLNALGNNVDDIAQNLTQGYAPGMYARSGWLQPNKVCCLGGIDAELPAIPAHLHKHNSRNNQLLLAALMQIKPQVDEAIKQYGRARVAVIMGTSTSGLNEGDEHVSRTVNQQADEHYHYYQQELGDPSRFIANYLGIEGPAFTISTACSSSSRAIISGQRLLEMDMADVAIVGGADTLSRMPINGFNSLEALSETLCEPFCKGRQGITIGEASTLLLLTRAPHPVALLGVGESSDAWHMSAPHPEGKGAIEAINMALNNAGLSPQEIGYINLHGTGTKLNDQMESLIINQLFGEYIPCSSTKHLTGHTLGAAGACEAGLCWLLLTHNLPLPPQDFSRSGIDTSLANCGLLTQSRQLEKPIVMSNSFAFGGNNTSLILGAV from the coding sequence ATGATTTATATTTCTGCCATGGGTATGCTCAATGCTCTGGGTAATAATGTAGATGACATCGCGCAGAATCTTACGCAGGGGTACGCTCCCGGCATGTATGCGCGCTCTGGTTGGTTACAGCCCAATAAAGTCTGCTGTCTGGGGGGAATTGATGCTGAGTTGCCTGCTATTCCTGCGCATTTGCACAAACACAATAGCCGTAACAATCAGCTACTACTGGCCGCGTTAATGCAGATAAAACCACAAGTCGATGAAGCTATAAAACAGTATGGACGGGCACGGGTTGCTGTCATTATGGGAACCAGTACTTCCGGCCTTAATGAAGGTGACGAACATGTCAGCCGGACAGTAAATCAACAAGCTGATGAGCACTATCACTATTATCAACAGGAACTGGGTGATCCTTCCCGATTCATTGCCAATTATCTTGGTATTGAAGGGCCTGCTTTCACTATTTCCACGGCTTGTTCCTCCAGTTCACGAGCAATTATCAGTGGCCAGCGCCTGCTCGAAATGGACATGGCAGATGTAGCGATTGTCGGTGGTGCAGACACACTCAGCCGTATGCCAATCAACGGATTTAACAGCCTTGAGGCACTCTCTGAAACATTGTGTGAACCATTTTGCAAGGGGCGCCAGGGTATTACCATTGGTGAGGCTTCAACTCTGTTACTTCTGACACGGGCACCCCATCCCGTTGCACTGCTCGGCGTAGGGGAATCCAGCGATGCGTGGCATATGTCTGCCCCGCATCCTGAAGGAAAAGGGGCTATCGAAGCCATTAATATGGCACTGAACAATGCAGGACTCTCTCCACAAGAAATTGGTTATATAAATCTGCATGGAACAGGCACAAAACTCAATGACCAGATGGAATCACTTATCATCAACCAGCTCTTCGGTGAGTACATCCCTTGCAGTTCAACCAAACATTTGACAGGTCATACTCTGGGAGCTGCCGGTGCCTGTGAAGCCGGCCTTTGCTGGCTGTTGCTGACCCATAATTTACCGCTGCCACCACAAGATTTTTCCCGCTCAGGCATAGATACATCACTGGCTAACTGCGGCCTGCTGACTCAATCCAGACAGTTAGAAAAACCCATTGTGATGTCCAATTCATTTGCTTTTGGCGGAAACAACACCAGCCTGATCCTGGGAGCGGTATGA